In Heterodontus francisci isolate sHetFra1 chromosome 48, sHetFra1.hap1, whole genome shotgun sequence, a single window of DNA contains:
- the LOC137357474 gene encoding platelet glycoprotein Ib alpha chain-like gives PTLSPTLPSPTLTPTLPSPTLTRTLPSPTLSPTLPSPTLTRTLPSPTLSPTLPTLTPTLPSPTLTPTLPSPTLTPTLPSPTLSPTLPSPTLSPTLPSPTLTPTLPSPTLTPTLPSPTLTPTLPSSTLTPTLSSPTLSPTLPSPTLSPTLPSPTLSPTLPSPTLTPILPSPTLSPTLPSPTLTPTLPSPTLTPTLPSSSPVQSSPDHPVVSSFQVTNVVGSESQKIHSTEGGHLAHRASAGSLAERCKCFYSELRHGKRLPGGQRKLYKDVPKASLKKNVTSPPIGGNLLPGTAQNGEEASASPFEQRRHAQAATKRKERSEFRAPQSLAPPNTTRPPAAECADPELDYSVTWGPTSMEWKKVILVPEGLPQDEWGPLP, from the exons cccacactcagccccaccctcccctcccccacactcacccccactctcccctcccccacactcacccgcactctcccctcccccacactcagccccaccctcccctcccccacactcacccgcactctcccctcccccacactcagccccaccctccccaccctcacccccactctcccctcccccaccctcacccccactctcccctcccccaccctcacccccactctcccctcccccacactcagccccaccctcccctcccccacactcagccccaccctcccctcccccaccctcacccccactctcccctcccccaccctcacccccaccctcccctcccccaccctcacccccactctcccctcctccaccctcactcccactctctcctcccccacactcagccccaccctcccctcccccacactcagccccactctcccctcccccacactcagccccaccctcccctcccccaccctcacccccattctcccctcccccacactcagccccactctcccctcccccacactcacccccactctcccctcccccacactcacccccactctcccctct tccagtccagtccagtccagtccagaccaTCCTGTTGTTAGCAGTTTTCAGGTCACAAATGTCGTGGGTTCAGAATCGCAGAAGatccacagcacagaaggaggccacttggcccatcgtgccagtgctggctctttggcaGAGCGATGCAAGT GTTTCTACTCCGAGCtgcgtcacggcaagaggctaccaggagggcagaggaaactctACAAGGATGTCCCTAAAGCCTCGCTgaaaaaaaatgtgacatctccaccgattggtgggaatctcttgcccgggaccgcccaaaatggagaggaAGCATCCGCCAGCccgttcgaacaacgtcgacatgcccaggcagcgaccaagaggaaggagcgttcggaattcCGAGCACCCCAGTCACTCGCCCCACCAAACACCACCCGCCCACCTGCGGCAGAGTGCGCGGATcccgaattggactattcagtcacctgggGACCCACAAgcatggagtggaagaaagtcatcctcgttcccgaggggctGCCTCAGGATGAGTGGGGCCCACTGCCATGA